Proteins co-encoded in one Azospirillum brasilense genomic window:
- a CDS encoding acyl-CoA carboxylase subunit beta, with protein sequence MQEILAKLDAMRSGARLGGGEKRVAGQHAKGKLTARERIELFLDEGSFEEFDMFVQHRCNDFGMEGQKVPGDGVVTGHGTVNGRLVFVFSQDFTVFGGSLSEAHAEKICKIMDQAMKVGAPVIGLNDSGGARIQEGVASLGGYAEVFQRNVNASGVIPQISLIMGPCAGGAVYSPAMTDFIFMVKDSSYMFVTGPDVVKTVTHEVVTAEELGGAITHSSKSGVADMAFENDVEALLQLRRFIDFLPASNRERAPERPCTDPIDRDDLSLDTLVPENPNKPYDMKELILKTVDEGDFFELQPDYAKNIIIGFGRMNGSTVGIVANQPMVLAGCLDIDSSKKAARFVRFCDAFEIPILTLVDVPGFMPGTSQEYGGIIKHGAKLLFAYAEATVPKITVITRKAYGGAYDVMASKHLRGDINYAWPSAEIAVMGPKGAVEIIFRGDIGDTAKIEARTEEYRQKFANPFVAASRGYIDDVIMPHGTRRRVIKALSMLKNKQLQNPWRKHDNIPL encoded by the coding sequence ATGCAAGAAATTCTGGCCAAGTTGGACGCCATGCGCTCCGGTGCGCGGCTGGGCGGCGGCGAAAAGCGCGTCGCCGGGCAGCACGCCAAGGGCAAGCTGACCGCGCGGGAGCGCATCGAACTCTTCCTCGACGAAGGCTCGTTCGAGGAGTTCGACATGTTCGTGCAGCACCGCTGCAACGACTTCGGCATGGAAGGCCAGAAGGTTCCCGGCGACGGCGTGGTCACCGGTCACGGCACGGTCAACGGTCGTCTCGTCTTCGTGTTCAGCCAGGACTTCACCGTCTTCGGCGGCTCGCTGTCGGAAGCCCACGCCGAGAAGATCTGCAAGATCATGGATCAGGCGATGAAGGTCGGCGCGCCGGTCATCGGCCTGAACGATTCCGGCGGCGCCCGCATCCAGGAGGGCGTGGCCTCGCTCGGCGGCTACGCCGAGGTGTTCCAGCGCAACGTCAACGCCTCGGGCGTCATCCCACAGATCTCCCTGATCATGGGGCCGTGCGCCGGCGGTGCGGTCTATTCGCCGGCCATGACCGACTTCATCTTCATGGTGAAGGACAGCTCCTACATGTTCGTGACCGGCCCGGACGTGGTGAAGACGGTCACGCACGAGGTGGTGACGGCGGAGGAGCTGGGCGGGGCGATCACCCATTCCAGCAAGTCCGGCGTCGCCGACATGGCCTTCGAGAACGACGTGGAGGCGCTGCTCCAGCTCCGCCGCTTCATCGACTTCCTGCCGGCCTCCAACCGCGAGCGGGCGCCGGAGCGTCCCTGCACCGACCCGATCGACCGCGACGACCTGTCGCTCGACACGCTTGTGCCGGAGAACCCGAACAAGCCCTACGACATGAAGGAGCTGATCCTCAAGACGGTCGACGAGGGCGACTTCTTCGAGCTTCAGCCGGACTATGCCAAGAACATCATCATCGGCTTCGGCCGCATGAACGGCAGCACGGTCGGCATCGTCGCCAACCAGCCGATGGTTCTGGCCGGCTGCCTGGACATCGACAGCTCCAAGAAGGCCGCGCGCTTCGTGCGCTTCTGCGACGCCTTCGAGATCCCGATCCTGACCCTGGTGGACGTCCCCGGCTTCATGCCCGGCACCTCGCAGGAGTACGGCGGCATCATCAAGCACGGCGCCAAGCTGCTGTTCGCCTACGCCGAGGCCACCGTGCCGAAGATCACCGTCATCACGCGCAAGGCCTACGGCGGCGCCTATGACGTGATGGCATCCAAGCATCTGCGCGGCGACATCAACTACGCCTGGCCGTCGGCGGAGATCGCGGTGATGGGGCCGAAGGGTGCCGTGGAGATCATCTTCCGCGGCGACATCGGCGACACCGCCAAGATCGAGGCGCGCACCGAGGAGTACCGGCAGAAGTTCGCCAACCCGTTCGTGGCGGCGTCGCGCGGCTACATCGACGACGTCATCATGCCGCACGGCACCCGCCGGCGCGTCATCAAGGCGCTGTCCATGCTGAAGAACAAGCAGCTCCAGAACCCCTGGCGCAAGCACGACAACATCCCGCTCTGA
- a CDS encoding helix-turn-helix domain-containing protein, with product MQKLFLGYKLRRLREQRGLTQAALAKTLDLSPSYLNQIENNQRPLTLPVLLKISAVFEVDLSNFVEDEDSRLVADLREALADPLFAGAPLTNAELRSAVGSSPELARRVLSLHQAYQKLHERVQSLADSLSNQEPSDAFAGPQFPYEEVRDYFHYCNNYIGPLDEAAEKLWDTEKIHSGALLNELAAYLKRRHDVRVKIVADDGETAMRSYDGSTGTLRLSALLNGPSRAFHMAHQIALLGFGDVIEDLVAQAKFSSEDAQSICRVGLANYFAGALVLPYRAFAAQARALRHDVEQLQSRFGASFEQVCHRLSTLQRPGARGLPFYFVRVDMAGNITKRHSATRFHFARFGGACPLWNVHEAFAQPGKILVQFATMPDRTTYIGIARTVTKRGGAYLKPSRQFAVGLGCEATHANEIVYAAGIDTSNEAAAVPIGVNCRICERTDCQQRAFPPIGSQLSVDEHHRSFVPYLFTQEGRTVEKA from the coding sequence ATGCAGAAGCTCTTCCTCGGCTACAAGCTCCGCCGCCTGCGCGAACAGCGCGGGCTGACCCAGGCGGCGCTGGCCAAGACGCTGGACCTGTCGCCGAGCTACCTGAACCAGATCGAGAACAACCAGCGCCCGCTGACCCTGCCGGTGCTGCTGAAGATCTCCGCCGTGTTCGAGGTGGACCTGTCCAACTTCGTCGAGGACGAGGACAGCCGTCTCGTCGCCGACCTGCGCGAGGCCCTGGCCGACCCGCTGTTCGCCGGGGCGCCGCTGACCAACGCCGAACTGCGCAGCGCCGTCGGCTCAAGCCCGGAACTGGCCCGCCGCGTCCTGAGCCTGCATCAGGCCTACCAGAAGCTTCACGAGCGGGTGCAGTCGCTGGCCGACAGCCTGTCGAACCAGGAGCCGAGCGACGCCTTCGCCGGACCGCAGTTCCCCTACGAGGAGGTCCGCGACTATTTCCACTACTGCAACAACTACATCGGCCCGCTGGACGAGGCGGCGGAAAAGCTGTGGGACACGGAGAAGATCCATTCCGGCGCCCTGCTGAACGAGCTGGCCGCCTATTTGAAGCGGCGGCATGACGTGCGGGTGAAGATCGTCGCTGACGATGGCGAGACGGCCATGCGCAGCTACGACGGCAGCACCGGCACGCTGCGCCTGTCCGCCCTGCTGAACGGCCCCAGCCGCGCCTTCCACATGGCCCACCAGATCGCCCTGCTCGGCTTCGGCGACGTGATCGAGGATCTGGTCGCCCAGGCGAAGTTCTCAAGCGAGGACGCGCAGTCGATCTGCCGGGTCGGGCTTGCGAACTACTTCGCGGGGGCGCTGGTCCTGCCCTACCGCGCCTTCGCCGCCCAGGCCCGCGCGCTGCGCCACGACGTGGAGCAGTTGCAGAGCCGCTTCGGCGCCAGCTTCGAGCAGGTCTGCCACCGGCTGTCCACCCTGCAGCGGCCGGGGGCGCGCGGCCTGCCCTTCTACTTCGTGCGGGTCGACATGGCCGGCAACATCACCAAGCGCCATTCCGCGACGCGCTTCCACTTCGCGCGCTTCGGCGGCGCCTGCCCGCTGTGGAACGTGCACGAGGCCTTCGCCCAGCCCGGCAAGATCCTGGTGCAGTTCGCCACCATGCCCGACCGCACCACCTACATCGGCATCGCCCGCACCGTGACCAAGCGCGGCGGCGCCTATCTGAAGCCGTCGCGCCAGTTCGCCGTCGGGCTCGGCTGCGAGGCGACCCACGCCAACGAGATCGTCTACGCCGCCGGCATCGACACCTCCAACGAGGCCGCCGCCGTGCCCATCGGCGTGAACTGCCGAATCTGCGAGCGCACCGACTGCCAGCAGCGCGCCTTCCCGCCCATCGGCAGCCAGCTGTCGGTGGACGAGCACCACCGCAGCTTCGTCCCCTACCTGTTCACCCAGGAGGGGCGGACCGTGGAGAAGGCCTGA
- a CDS encoding aspartate/glutamate racemase family protein, translating into MTTPTARPLPQKTIGVLGGMSNQATAEYYRLLNDGLNARLGGWDNGEIVIVSVNFGNIEHFVRRNEWDAAQSYLTGKVDALERAGADVILCVSNTLHRVVEPIMAGRATPFIHIADPTGAAMRAAGLSRVALLGTMPTMLSEDLRRRYEDRFGVEIMVPSDADKATVDRIIFDELVRRDLRPESKAQYLEIIDRMAADGAQGVILGCTEIFLLVDQADRPDVPMFNTTALHADAAVAFALGD; encoded by the coding sequence ATGACGACGCCCACCGCCCGGCCCCTGCCCCAGAAGACCATCGGCGTCCTCGGCGGCATGAGCAACCAGGCCACCGCCGAGTACTACCGCTTGCTGAACGACGGGCTGAACGCCCGGCTCGGCGGCTGGGACAACGGCGAGATCGTCATCGTCAGCGTCAATTTCGGCAACATCGAGCATTTCGTCCGCCGGAACGAATGGGACGCCGCGCAGAGCTACCTGACCGGAAAGGTGGACGCGCTGGAACGTGCCGGGGCCGACGTGATCCTGTGCGTATCCAACACCTTGCACCGCGTTGTGGAGCCGATCATGGCCGGGCGCGCCACCCCCTTCATCCACATCGCCGACCCGACCGGCGCGGCGATGCGGGCCGCCGGCCTGTCCCGGGTGGCGCTGCTCGGCACCATGCCGACGATGCTCTCCGAGGACCTGCGCCGCCGCTATGAGGACCGCTTCGGCGTCGAGATCATGGTGCCGTCCGACGCCGACAAGGCGACGGTCGACCGCATCATCTTCGACGAGCTGGTGCGGCGCGACCTGCGCCCGGAGTCCAAGGCCCAATACCTGGAGATCATCGACCGGATGGCCGCCGACGGGGCGCAGGGGGTGATCCTCGGCTGCACGGAGATCTTCCTGCTGGTCGATCAGGCCGACCGGCCGGATGTCCCCATGTTCAACACGACGGCGCTCCACGCCGACGCCGCGGTGGCCTTCGCGCTGGGCGACTAA
- a CDS encoding IS5 family transposase, whose protein sequence is MRGSDERSEGLFSYVSCEARVPANHPLRAIRAIVDEALEVMSPAFEGLYSKIGRPSIPPEKLLRALLLQAFYSVRSERQLMEQLDYNLLFRWFVGLSMDAPVWDVTVFTKNRERLLAGDVAAKFLATVLGQPKVKALLSDEHFSVDGTLIEAWASVKSFRPKDGSGEPPGPGRNGERDFHGEKRSNETHASTSDPEARLYRKGNGQPAKLAFMGHALMENRHALVVDVRLTAASGLAERAAAVAMIEAIPGRHRITVGADKAYDTKDFVADMRDLGVAPHVARNTSNRRSAIDGRTTRHPGYAVSLRVRKRIEEVFGWIKGAGLRKTRHCGAARVGWMFTLTATAYNLIRLPKLLAAA, encoded by the coding sequence ATGCGGGGTTCGGACGAACGCAGCGAGGGTCTGTTCAGCTACGTGAGCTGCGAGGCGCGGGTTCCAGCCAACCACCCGCTGCGAGCGATCCGGGCCATCGTGGACGAGGCGCTGGAGGTGATGTCGCCGGCGTTCGAGGGGCTGTACTCCAAGATCGGGCGCCCCTCGATCCCGCCGGAGAAGCTGCTGCGGGCGCTGCTGCTCCAGGCCTTCTACTCGGTGCGCTCGGAACGCCAGTTGATGGAGCAGCTCGATTACAACCTGCTGTTCCGCTGGTTCGTCGGCCTGTCCATGGACGCCCCGGTGTGGGACGTCACCGTGTTCACCAAGAACCGCGAGCGTCTTCTGGCCGGCGATGTGGCGGCCAAGTTCCTGGCGACCGTGCTGGGTCAGCCGAAGGTCAAGGCGCTGCTGTCGGACGAGCATTTCTCGGTGGACGGCACGCTGATCGAAGCCTGGGCGTCGGTGAAGAGCTTCCGGCCCAAAGACGGCAGCGGCGAGCCGCCGGGGCCGGGGCGCAACGGCGAGCGCGACTTCCATGGCGAGAAGCGGTCCAACGAGACGCATGCCTCGACCAGCGATCCCGAGGCGCGGCTCTACCGCAAGGGCAACGGCCAGCCGGCGAAGCTGGCCTTCATGGGCCACGCGCTGATGGAGAACCGCCACGCCCTGGTGGTGGACGTGCGGCTCACCGCGGCCAGCGGCCTGGCCGAACGTGCGGCGGCGGTGGCCATGATCGAGGCCATCCCCGGCCGCCACCGCATCACGGTCGGCGCTGACAAGGCCTACGACACCAAGGATTTCGTGGCGGACATGCGCGACTTGGGCGTGGCTCCGCATGTTGCCCGAAATACCAGCAACCGCCGCTCGGCGATCGACGGCCGGACCACCCGCCATCCCGGCTACGCCGTCAGCCTGCGGGTCCGCAAGCGGATCGAAGAGGTCTTTGGCTGGATCAAGGGAGCCGGCTTGCGCAAGACGCGCCATTGCGGAGCAGCCCGTGTCGGTTGGATGTTCACCCTAACCGCCACCGCTTACAACCTGATCCGCCTGCCCAAGCTGCTGGCTGCGGCATAA
- a CDS encoding DUF2087 domain-containing protein, with product MSRTPLPYSAGDISALARSLRAQLANRTEPPGHVEWLNMLAKAVGCRNFQHFRGQAQVQTQAQTVEQITAQDPPGVVVDAPPPVDAVRVLKVARCFDAAGALLRWPPKRSERDLCLWVLWSRIDAGRAMSEGEVNDVLRGANRFGDHVLLRRELCDFGLLDRTRDGRVYRRVERRPPPEALAMIRRLKAAPVAGRAPS from the coding sequence ATGTCCAGAACGCCGCTGCCCTACAGCGCGGGCGATATTTCCGCGCTTGCGCGCTCGCTGCGCGCGCAACTCGCCAACCGGACCGAGCCGCCCGGCCATGTCGAATGGCTCAACATGCTGGCCAAGGCGGTCGGCTGCCGGAACTTTCAGCATTTCCGGGGCCAGGCCCAGGTCCAGACCCAGGCCCAGACGGTGGAGCAAATCACGGCGCAGGACCCTCCCGGCGTGGTGGTGGACGCGCCGCCACCGGTCGATGCGGTCCGGGTCCTGAAGGTGGCCCGTTGCTTCGATGCCGCCGGCGCGCTGCTGCGCTGGCCGCCGAAGCGGAGCGAGCGCGATCTGTGCCTGTGGGTCCTGTGGTCGCGGATCGACGCCGGCCGGGCGATGAGCGAGGGCGAGGTGAACGACGTGCTGCGCGGCGCCAACCGGTTCGGCGACCATGTCCTGCTGCGTCGGGAGCTGTGCGACTTCGGCCTGCTCGACCGGACGCGCGACGGGCGTGTCTACCGGCGCGTCGAGCGCCGGCCGCCGCCGGAGGCGCTCGCCATGATCCGCCGCCTGAAGGCGGCGCCCGTCGCCGGACGGGCGCCGTCCTGA
- a CDS encoding IclR family transcriptional regulator produces MTDEKPKTTTASAGGVEAVDRALSIVGCFQAGDHALSLKEIAARTGLYKSTILRLTVSLEKAGYLVRHQDKSYRLGPELMRLGGLYQRSLRLEDHVRPVLRQLMRESGESASFFRREGAWRICAFREDSTQAIRDHVHEGDRLPLDRGAAGHVLLRFSGTVSAEDFAALPLLSFGERESETGAAAVPVFSQREGLVGALTLSGPLTRFTEERVAVMVPLLLAAGHRLSETLGGHYPS; encoded by the coding sequence ATGACCGACGAAAAGCCCAAGACGACCACGGCCTCCGCCGGCGGGGTGGAGGCGGTCGACCGGGCGCTGAGCATCGTCGGCTGCTTCCAGGCAGGCGACCACGCGCTCAGCCTGAAGGAGATCGCGGCGCGGACCGGGCTCTACAAAAGCACCATCCTGCGGCTGACCGTGTCCCTGGAGAAGGCCGGCTATCTCGTCCGCCACCAGGACAAGTCCTACCGGCTCGGCCCGGAACTGATGCGGCTGGGCGGGCTCTACCAGCGCTCCCTGCGCCTGGAGGACCATGTCCGGCCGGTGCTGCGCCAGCTGATGCGCGAGAGCGGGGAAAGCGCGTCCTTCTTCCGGCGCGAAGGGGCGTGGCGGATCTGCGCGTTCCGTGAGGATTCGACGCAGGCGATCCGCGACCACGTCCATGAGGGCGACCGCCTGCCCCTGGATCGCGGCGCCGCCGGCCATGTGCTCCTCCGCTTCTCCGGGACGGTGTCGGCGGAGGACTTCGCCGCCCTGCCTCTGCTGTCCTTCGGCGAGCGGGAGTCCGAGACCGGGGCCGCCGCCGTTCCGGTCTTCTCCCAGCGGGAGGGGCTGGTCGGCGCCCTGACCCTGTCGGGGCCGCTGACCCGCTTCACCGAGGAGCGCGTGGCGGTGATGGTGCCCCTGTTGCTGGCGGCCGGCCATCGGCTGTCGGAGACCCTGGGCGGGCATTACCCGAGCTGA
- a CDS encoding aldehyde dehydrogenase, translated as MERYRLFIDGDWCDPVSNEWFESTEPYSGRAWAEIPRGTQGDADRAIEAAHRAFLAPEWAGLTATQRGALLRRLAELIERNVDRLGAIEQRDNGKLMAEVSGQVRNVAQWFHYYAGLADKVQGAVVPINKADVFNYVKYEPLGVVVAITPWNSPLALTTWKMAPALAAGNTIVIKPSEYTSASILELAKLAHEAGFPRGVVNVVTGFGGEVGEPLVRHRLTAKVAFTGGDIGGQRVNEAAAPGLKKVTLELGGKSPNIVFDDADLDQAVKGAISGVFGASGQTCMAGSRLLVQRTIHDAFVEKLVAAAGEARIGDPSKMETQIGPIATRAQWEKILRMIEMAKAEGAVCALGGHALSGPEYGQGQFVAPTIFTGVRNDMRIAQEEVFGPVLCVIPFEDEEDALRIANDVEFGLAAGVWTRDLHRAMHCVDRLRAGTVWVNNYRSTSFTTPFGGYKRSGLGREGGVEAIKEYLQTKSVWITTKPNRANPFVLG; from the coding sequence GTGGAACGCTACAGGCTGTTCATCGATGGGGACTGGTGCGATCCGGTGTCCAACGAGTGGTTCGAATCGACGGAGCCCTATTCGGGGCGGGCGTGGGCGGAGATTCCGCGCGGGACGCAGGGCGATGCCGATCGCGCGATCGAAGCGGCGCACCGCGCCTTCCTGGCGCCGGAATGGGCCGGTCTGACGGCGACCCAGCGCGGCGCCCTGCTGCGCCGGCTGGCCGAGCTGATCGAGCGCAACGTCGACCGGCTGGGCGCCATCGAGCAGCGCGACAACGGCAAGCTGATGGCCGAGGTCAGCGGGCAGGTGCGCAACGTCGCCCAGTGGTTCCACTACTACGCCGGCCTCGCCGACAAGGTTCAGGGCGCCGTCGTGCCGATCAACAAGGCCGACGTCTTCAACTACGTGAAGTACGAGCCGCTCGGCGTCGTCGTCGCCATCACGCCGTGGAACTCGCCGCTGGCGCTGACCACCTGGAAGATGGCGCCGGCGCTGGCCGCCGGGAACACCATCGTCATCAAGCCGTCGGAATACACCTCCGCCTCCATCCTGGAACTGGCGAAGCTGGCCCACGAGGCGGGCTTCCCGCGCGGCGTCGTCAACGTCGTCACCGGCTTCGGCGGCGAGGTCGGCGAGCCGCTGGTCCGCCACCGCCTGACCGCCAAGGTCGCCTTCACCGGCGGCGACATCGGCGGCCAGCGCGTCAACGAGGCGGCGGCGCCGGGCCTGAAGAAGGTGACGCTGGAACTGGGCGGCAAGTCGCCGAACATCGTCTTCGACGACGCCGACCTCGACCAGGCGGTGAAGGGTGCCATCTCCGGCGTGTTCGGCGCGTCGGGCCAGACCTGCATGGCCGGCTCGCGCCTGCTGGTGCAGCGGACCATCCACGACGCCTTCGTGGAGAAGCTGGTCGCGGCGGCGGGCGAGGCGCGCATCGGCGATCCGTCGAAGATGGAGACGCAGATCGGCCCCATCGCCACCCGCGCGCAGTGGGAGAAGATCCTGCGGATGATCGAGATGGCCAAGGCGGAGGGCGCGGTCTGTGCGCTCGGCGGTCACGCCCTGTCGGGACCGGAGTACGGCCAGGGGCAGTTCGTGGCGCCGACCATCTTCACCGGCGTCCGCAACGACATGCGCATCGCCCAGGAGGAGGTGTTCGGCCCGGTCCTCTGCGTCATCCCCTTCGAGGACGAGGAGGACGCGCTGCGCATCGCCAACGACGTCGAGTTCGGTCTGGCGGCGGGCGTGTGGACGCGCGACCTGCACCGCGCGATGCATTGTGTGGACCGGCTGCGCGCCGGGACGGTGTGGGTGAACAACTACCGCTCCACCAGCTTCACCACGCCCTTCGGCGGCTACAAGCGCTCCGGCCTCGGCCGCGAGGGCGGCGTGGAGGCGATCAAGGAGTATCTCCAGACCAAGAGCGTCTGGATCACCACCAAGCCCAACCGCGCCAACCCCTTCGTGCTCGGCTGA
- a CDS encoding citryl-CoA lyase yields MSEATIDTAAGWWRTSIIDIHPGSIRVRGYAIEELIGTIGFPDMVWLMLRGDLPTPAQGRLLGAALVAAVDHGPQAPSIATARMAATCGVGLNNAMASGINALGDVHGGAGQQCMELYAAIAARMAEGATLAAAADAEIAARLERREHIPGFGHRFHPVDPRAGRLLALVEEAAGEGAVTGQAAAIGRAVEDALAARKGKRVPMNIDGATAVVFADLGFPPGLGRGLFVLSRSVGILAHAWEQSQQGGRIKGPMPPSIPYRYNGAAPRPVPGGGA; encoded by the coding sequence ATGTCCGAAGCGACCATCGATACCGCCGCCGGCTGGTGGCGGACGTCGATCATCGACATCCATCCAGGTTCGATCCGGGTGCGCGGCTACGCCATCGAGGAGCTGATCGGCACGATCGGCTTTCCCGACATGGTCTGGCTGATGCTGCGCGGCGACCTGCCGACGCCGGCGCAGGGCCGTCTGCTGGGCGCCGCGCTGGTCGCGGCGGTGGACCACGGGCCTCAGGCGCCGTCCATCGCCACGGCCCGCATGGCCGCCACCTGCGGCGTCGGGCTGAACAACGCCATGGCCTCCGGCATCAACGCGCTGGGCGACGTCCATGGCGGCGCCGGCCAGCAATGCATGGAGCTGTACGCGGCCATCGCCGCCCGCATGGCGGAGGGTGCCACCCTGGCCGCGGCGGCGGACGCCGAGATCGCCGCCCGGCTGGAGCGGCGCGAGCACATCCCCGGCTTCGGCCACCGCTTCCACCCCGTCGATCCCCGCGCCGGCCGCCTGCTGGCCCTGGTGGAGGAGGCTGCGGGCGAGGGGGCGGTGACCGGACAGGCGGCCGCCATCGGCCGCGCCGTCGAGGACGCGCTGGCCGCGCGCAAGGGCAAGCGCGTGCCGATGAACATCGACGGCGCCACCGCCGTGGTGTTCGCCGACCTCGGCTTTCCGCCGGGGCTCGGCCGCGGGCTGTTCGTGCTGTCCCGCTCGGTCGGCATCCTGGCGCACGCCTGGGAACAGTCGCAGCAGGGCGGCCGGATCAAGGGCCCGATGCCGCCGTCCATCCCCTACCGCTACAACGGCGCCGCGCCGCGCCCGGTGCCGGGAGGCGGCGCATGA
- a CDS encoding CaiB/BaiF CoA transferase family protein, translating into MTGPSADTPLPLAGVKVLDFGHTVMGPSCAMILADLGADVVKIEPVPNGEPTRHLKGFGTGYFGYFNRNKRSVAVDLKSPEGREIARRLVAETDVLVENFAPGTMDRLGLGAETLAGVNPRLIYASLKGFLDGPYAGRLALDEVVQMMTGLAYMTGPSGRPLRAGTSVVDITGGMFAVIAILVALRERERTGRGQTVESALFETTVFLMGQHLCYAAQSDAPIPPMPERVSAWAVYETFHTADGRPIFVGITTDSHWERFCATIDRPDLRDDPQFRTNNDRIAARPRLLPLLTALFGGLSMEEAVSVCERARIPFAPIARPEDLFDDPHLRATGGLMPTTLPNGVRTALPRLPIHVADADLAIRRDPPRVGQDTRAVLAEAGYDPAAVERLVEAGVIVADGTTNGTTNGTTDRAPGKNQKRLAG; encoded by the coding sequence ATGACCGGCCCGTCCGCCGACACCCCGCTGCCCCTGGCCGGCGTCAAGGTGCTCGACTTCGGCCACACGGTGATGGGGCCGTCCTGCGCCATGATCCTCGCCGACCTCGGCGCCGACGTGGTGAAGATCGAGCCGGTGCCCAACGGCGAGCCCACCCGCCATCTGAAGGGCTTCGGCACCGGCTATTTCGGCTATTTCAACCGCAACAAGCGCTCGGTCGCCGTCGACCTGAAGTCGCCGGAGGGCCGCGAGATCGCCCGCCGCCTCGTCGCCGAGACCGACGTGCTGGTGGAGAATTTCGCCCCCGGCACGATGGACCGGCTGGGGCTGGGCGCCGAGACGCTGGCCGGCGTCAATCCGCGCCTGATCTACGCCAGCCTGAAGGGCTTCCTCGATGGCCCCTACGCCGGGCGCCTCGCGCTCGACGAGGTGGTGCAGATGATGACCGGGCTCGCCTACATGACCGGGCCGAGCGGCCGGCCGCTGCGCGCCGGCACGTCGGTGGTCGACATCACCGGCGGCATGTTCGCGGTCATCGCCATCCTGGTGGCGCTGCGCGAGCGCGAGCGGACCGGCCGGGGACAAACGGTCGAATCCGCGCTTTTCGAGACCACGGTGTTCCTGATGGGGCAGCATCTCTGCTACGCCGCCCAGTCGGACGCGCCGATCCCGCCCATGCCGGAGCGCGTGTCGGCCTGGGCGGTCTACGAGACCTTCCACACCGCCGACGGGCGGCCGATCTTCGTCGGCATCACCACTGACAGCCATTGGGAGCGCTTCTGCGCCACCATCGACCGGCCGGACCTGCGCGACGATCCGCAGTTCCGCACCAACAACGACCGCATCGCCGCCCGGCCGCGTCTGCTGCCGCTGCTGACGGCGCTGTTCGGCGGCCTGTCGATGGAGGAGGCGGTGTCGGTGTGCGAGCGCGCCCGCATTCCCTTCGCCCCGATCGCCCGGCCGGAGGATCTGTTCGACGACCCGCATCTGCGGGCGACCGGCGGGCTGATGCCGACCACTTTGCCCAACGGAGTGCGGACCGCGCTGCCGCGGCTGCCGATCCATGTGGCGGACGCGGATCTGGCGATCCGCCGCGATCCGCCGCGCGTGGGCCAGGACACGCGCGCCGTGCTGGCCGAAGCCGGCTACGACCCGGCGGCGGTCGAGCGGCTGGTTGAGGCCGGGGTCATCGTGGCCGATGGCACCACCAACGGCACCACCAACGGCACCACCGACCGTGCACCGGGCAAGAATCAGAAACGCCTCGCCGGATGA